The Marinicella rhabdoformis region TCAATCGCCGCCATCAGAGACATTCCTGGTGTGATTGTGGCCTGCCCATCTCGAGGTGATGATGCGGTGATGATGATGCGAACATTAACGGCGTTATCTAAAGTGAATGGGAGGGTGTCATTATTTATTGAACCCATTGCTTTATATATGCACAAAGACTTACATGCTGAAGGTGATGGTGAATGGAATTTTAAATACCCCGCACCGGGTGAATATGTGGCCATTGGCGAGCCTCGAATCTACCATGAAAGTGCTGAAGATATTTTATTGATTACATATGGCAATGGGGTTCCGATGAGTTTGGCTGCTGTGAAGCAATTTGAAGCCACACATGAGGCCAAAGTTAAGGTGGTTGACTTGCGTTGGTTACAACCACTCAATGAATCTGCAATTGTAGATCTGGTGTCAGGTTTTGATAAATTATTAGTGGTGGATGAAGGGCGTTATTCAGCCTGTGTCGGTGAAGCTGTTATTAGCTTGGTGAGCCGATTGAACAAATCAGATAAAAAGGTTAAACTGAGTGTAGAGTTAATTACCGGCGCAGACAGTTTTACTCCCTTAGCTGATGCTGCCAAAATGGTATTACCGGATCAACAACGTATAACAGAAGGATTGAAAAATTTGAATGGCTGAACTTTGCATTCTATTCGCCGATATAGCAGACAGCACCGCTTTGTTTGAAAAACATGGCGACGAAGCGGCGCGTACTGCCATTTCATCGGTGTTAGATGTGTTGTTACAAAAAGCCGAGGTTCATGAAGGTGAATTGGTCAAAACCATTGGTGATGAAATCATGTGTATTTTTCCCAAGGCCAATCATGCCATGTTAGCTGCTGTAGACATGCAAAACGCAGTCAGTGGTAACTTTGTTCTGGGCAATCACCCCATCAGTATTCGCGTTGGATTTCATTACGGTAAAGTGATTGAAGAGCAGGGTGACGTTTTTGGTGATGCGGTGAATGTAGCTGCCCGCATGACAGGTTATGCCAAAAGAGGCCAGATCATCACCAACTCAGCAACTTTTAAAGATTGCCACTTGCCACCGGTACTTGATCAGCGTTCATTGGGTAAAACCAAGGTCAAAGGAAAACTTTTGGCTGTAGAAATCATAGAAATCCTTTGGCAACAAGATGTCAGTCAAATCACACGAGTCACATCAGCACTGGACATCAAAGCACCAATCGCACAACGTGAAATGTTGTTAGAAATCAGTGGTCAAACCCATACCATGACCGAACAGTCACCGACTAAATCAATTGGTAGGGGGATTGATAACGATTTGCAAACTCAAGTGTTAATGGCCTCACGCTTACATGCGGAAATTCAGTTTTCAGGTGGTAATTTCAAATACACTGACATGAGTACCAATGGTTCGTGGGTGAAACAAGGTGATGCTGATCCAATTCGCATACACAGGGACGCCATGGTTCTACAAGGTGAGGGCTTGATTGCATTTGGAGAGCCTGATTTTGAGGATGCGGGTCAGTTGTTGCGATATCAAATTAAGAAGTGATCAGTAAATGACACTGATAAAGACTGGAGAATGAAAAATAGTGAACGATTTTTTTAAAAAATTTATTGGCTTTTCTTTGTTGTTTTTCGCTGTAGTGGTTGTGGCCATTAGGATGGTTTGGTGATGCCAGTTAAGTACAGAAAACAAGCCCAAAAAGCCGTTGACCAATACCAAGGTACGGCATGGTTGCTTTATGCTTTTGCAGTATTGTTTTTTATTCCAGTTTTGGTGAAGTTGATATCTGGAGACTTTTTTAATATGTTGTTATCGGCAGCTGCATTTGTGGGTATGTTGATTGTGGCATTTTGGATGAGTTTAGGCCTTAAGAACAAACGCCAGGCAATTAAAGACAAACGAATATTTAAACAGCAGGTGCCCATGATGTTTTTGAGTGCCTGTACTTTAGGTGTGGTCAATGGATTGGCGGCTTGGTTTTTAACCGGCTATGGCTTGTTCGCCTCTATAGGATTAGGTGCTGCAGCCAGTTTAGGTGCTATGTTGTGGTACGGTTTAGATCATGTGGTGCCGAAATCTTTCTCTGAGATAGATGACGATGAACAAAAGCAAGTGTTAATCAATGCAGAACAAGCGGTGATTAACATTAGAAGCAGTATCAGTCAATTTTCAAATGCAGAGCTGACAGGGCATTTGCAACGGATTGCTTCAACGACACAAGACATTTTGGGGCATTTAACTGCACACCCTAAAAAAATTAACAAAGCCCAACGATTTTTACACCATTACTTAACAGCAACAGAAAGCGTTATTTCTCGGTATGGGCAGACGCATGACAAAGTTGAAAATAAGAAACTTGAACAAAATTTTAAACAAGTGTTACAGAATATTGAATCGGTGTTCAAAAAACAACACCATAAACTGATAGAACAGGATGTGTTTGACTTGGATGTGGACATCGAAGTGTTAAATACTTTATTAGAGAAACAGGGTATCAAATAGGATAACAATAATGAGCGAACAAAAAACTGGCGTAGATACAGACGTGACCAACGAAACCATAAATGGCACCATAGAAGGAGAGATTGTACCTGGTGTCATGAATGAAATGGTGGCATACAAAGATGTGGATTCTGAAGAAAAGCAACGCATTGACGCTTTGATTAAAGAGATCAATATCGAAGATGCCAATTCTGTGATATTTTTTGGCAGTAAGGCGCAAGAGCAGGTTACTGAAATATCTGACAAAATGCTAGAAGGTGTGAAAAACAAAGATTTAGGTAAGTCCGGTGATGCATTGAATGAAATGGTAGCGACCATC contains the following coding sequences:
- a CDS encoding adenylate/guanylate cyclase domain-containing protein, translating into MAELCILFADIADSTALFEKHGDEAARTAISSVLDVLLQKAEVHEGELVKTIGDEIMCIFPKANHAMLAAVDMQNAVSGNFVLGNHPISIRVGFHYGKVIEEQGDVFGDAVNVAARMTGYAKRGQIITNSATFKDCHLPPVLDQRSLGKTKVKGKLLAVEIIEILWQQDVSQITRVTSALDIKAPIAQREMLLEISGQTHTMTEQSPTKSIGRGIDNDLQTQVLMASRLHAEIQFSGGNFKYTDMSTNGSWVKQGDADPIRIHRDAMVLQGEGLIAFGEPDFEDAGQLLRYQIKK
- a CDS encoding 5-bromo-4-chloroindolyl phosphate hydrolysis family protein, which codes for MPVKYRKQAQKAVDQYQGTAWLLYAFAVLFFIPVLVKLISGDFFNMLLSAAAFVGMLIVAFWMSLGLKNKRQAIKDKRIFKQQVPMMFLSACTLGVVNGLAAWFLTGYGLFASIGLGAAASLGAMLWYGLDHVVPKSFSEIDDDEQKQVLINAEQAVINIRSSISQFSNAELTGHLQRIASTTQDILGHLTAHPKKINKAQRFLHHYLTATESVISRYGQTHDKVENKKLEQNFKQVLQNIESVFKKQHHKLIEQDVFDLDVDIEVLNTLLEKQGIK